In Candidatus Binatia bacterium, one DNA window encodes the following:
- a CDS encoding helix-turn-helix transcriptional regulator, with translation MSDEEKGGTGAAWRSLGDFIRSQRELANLSMRQLAEIAKISNPYLSQVERGLYKPSADVLKNIANALHMSAETMYAQAGLLDDSPDRDESHHGVEHAVKLDPQLTVDQKETIIRIYRSFIGRE, from the coding sequence ATGAGCGACGAGGAGAAGGGCGGCACGGGCGCAGCCTGGCGCAGCCTCGGGGACTTCATCCGCAGCCAGCGAGAGCTAGCCAACCTCTCGATGCGCCAGCTCGCCGAGATCGCGAAAATCTCCAATCCGTACCTGAGCCAGGTCGAGCGGGGCCTCTACAAACCGTCGGCGGACGTGCTGAAAAACATCGCCAACGCACTGCACATGTCGGCCGAGACCATGTACGCGCAGGCCGGCCTGCTCGACGACTCGCCCGACCGGGACGAGAGCCACCATGGCGTCGAGCACGCGGTGAAGCTCGACCCGCAGCTCACCGTCGACCAAAAAGAAACGATCATTCGGATCTACCGGAGCTTCATCGGCCGCGAGTAA
- a CDS encoding beta-ketoacyl-ACP reductase, translating into MNSLSLKGRVGIVTGGSRGIGGAVSTVLAEDGASVAVLGLPEDEARTQRLAAHLNGAAARLEFHETDVSVYDRCREAVAAVLARHGRIDYLVNNAGITRDHTVRKMTVDEWEAVLQVNLSGPFFMIKAVLDAMLERGFGRIVNISSVVGESGNFGQANYAAAKAGLIGLTKTVALEVAKKGITVNAVAPGFIDTDMTKAMPSEAIENAIAQTPKRRLGQPEEVARLVRFLLDEKAGYITGAVYNINGGWYM; encoded by the coding sequence GTGAATAGTTTATCTCTCAAAGGACGCGTCGGCATCGTGACGGGGGGCTCGCGCGGCATCGGCGGCGCGGTCAGCACGGTGCTGGCTGAGGACGGCGCGAGCGTCGCGGTGCTGGGCCTTCCCGAAGACGAAGCCAGGACGCAACGCCTCGCCGCGCACCTCAACGGAGCCGCCGCGCGGCTCGAATTCCACGAGACCGACGTCAGTGTTTACGACCGCTGCCGCGAGGCGGTCGCCGCCGTGCTCGCGAGGCACGGACGCATCGATTATCTCGTCAACAACGCGGGGATTACCCGCGATCACACCGTCCGCAAGATGACGGTCGACGAATGGGAAGCGGTCCTGCAAGTGAATCTTTCGGGGCCGTTTTTTATGATCAAGGCCGTGCTTGACGCGATGCTCGAGCGCGGCTTCGGGCGGATCGTCAACATCAGCTCCGTCGTGGGCGAGAGCGGCAACTTCGGCCAGGCGAACTACGCGGCGGCCAAGGCCGGCCTGATCGGCCTCACCAAGACGGTCGCCCTCGAGGTTGCCAAGAAGGGCATCACCGTCAACGCGGTCGCTCCGGGCTTCATCGACACCGACATGACCAAGGCGATGCCGTCCGAGGCGATCGAGAATGCGATCGCGCAGACGCCCAAGCGCCGTCTCGGCCAACCCGAGGAGGTCGCCCGGCTGGTGCGCTTTCTGCTCGACGAGAAGGCAGGCTACATCACGGGCGCCGTCTACAACATCAACGGCGGCTGGTACATGTAA
- a CDS encoding aldo/keto reductase, whose product MSVARTMTIGGTLTLNRMGFGAMRLCGKHVWGWPEDRENALRILRRAVDLGVNFIDTADAYGPHLNEEQIAQALYPYPPSLVIATKGGSTRPGPTEWRRDGRPEHLIEACEGSLRRLRLDCIDLYQLHAVDPRVPLEEQVGALRGLRDAGKIRCVGLSNVNLEQLRHAERVVEIASVQNNYNLGNRSSEPVLEHCQENEITFIPYFPLDAGDIGEIDALERVAAAHGATIFQVALAWLLRHSPATLPIPGTSSLEHLAENVAAASLTLTDQEYAALERVASPAG is encoded by the coding sequence ATGAGCGTCGCGCGCACGATGACTATCGGAGGCACGCTTACCCTCAACCGCATGGGCTTCGGAGCGATGCGACTGTGCGGCAAACATGTCTGGGGCTGGCCCGAAGACCGTGAGAACGCGCTGCGCATCCTGCGGCGCGCCGTGGACCTCGGCGTGAACTTCATCGACACCGCCGACGCGTACGGTCCGCATCTGAACGAAGAGCAGATCGCGCAGGCGCTCTACCCGTACCCACCGAGTTTGGTGATCGCGACCAAGGGCGGCTCGACTCGTCCAGGCCCGACCGAGTGGAGGCGCGACGGCCGGCCCGAGCACTTGATCGAGGCCTGCGAGGGCAGCCTGCGGAGGCTGCGGCTGGATTGCATCGACCTGTATCAGCTCCACGCCGTGGATCCGAGGGTCCCGCTCGAGGAGCAAGTCGGCGCGTTGCGCGGGCTTCGCGATGCCGGCAAGATTCGGTGCGTTGGCTTGTCCAACGTCAACCTCGAGCAGCTGCGCCACGCCGAGCGCGTCGTAGAGATCGCATCCGTCCAAAACAACTACAACCTCGGCAACCGCTCGAGCGAGCCGGTCCTCGAGCATTGTCAGGAGAACGAGATTACGTTCATCCCGTATTTCCCGCTCGACGCAGGCGACATCGGTGAGATCGACGCTCTCGAACGGGTAGCGGCGGCTCACGGCGCGACGATCTTCCAAGTGGCGCTGGCGTGGCTGCTGCGCCACTCGCCGGCCACGCTGCCGATTCCGGGTACGTCCTCGCTCGAGCACCTAGCTGAGAACGTCGCGGCCGCCAGCTTGACGTTGACGGACCAGGAGTATGCGGCCCTCGAACGCGTCGCTTCTCCCGCAGGGTAG
- a CDS encoding alkaline phosphatase family protein: MSIPPFSRLALRLCAGIVLAGCSLGARSPLPYMQNGSPLQALDSTGAGKIQHIVYIVQENRSFDNLFQDYPGADTRAYGRNSRGQEVKLVPWSLAKQYQLDHSDYAMFTDCNGTGSIPGTDCRMNGFNKEYGYGGPPKYPEYAYVPHEESKPYFDMAHEWVLADRMFQSQLDESFVAHQYIIAAQAAWAVNLPLSWWGCRGGPSDTVPTIDLHRTAGKYERVCFDYQTLGDELDKAKLPWRFYASEYGSRSSGTGGTWSSYQAVRHIYYGPDWKKDVVSPNWKFITAVRAGKLAAFTWVTPVCDDSDHVNCPGGYGPSWVAALVNTVGKSKFWDSTAIFVQWDDWGGLYDHVKPPYLGRDSLGFRVPLLVISPYAKKNFVSHVQYETASVLRFAEDLWGLDNLAEADRRATSPAGDCFDFSQRPRRFVEIKAPLPPKFFMRPLPDDYFAPDYE; encoded by the coding sequence ATGAGCATCCCGCCCTTCTCGCGCCTTGCGTTGCGCCTCTGCGCCGGCATCGTTCTGGCGGGCTGCTCGCTGGGCGCGCGATCACCCCTGCCGTACATGCAAAACGGCTCACCGCTGCAGGCTCTCGACTCGACCGGTGCGGGCAAAATCCAGCACATCGTCTACATCGTGCAGGAGAACCGCAGCTTCGATAATCTGTTCCAGGACTATCCGGGCGCCGACACACGCGCGTATGGCCGGAACTCGCGCGGCCAGGAGGTCAAGCTCGTGCCGTGGAGTCTAGCGAAGCAATATCAGCTCGACCACTCCGATTACGCGATGTTCACGGATTGCAACGGCACGGGGAGCATTCCGGGGACTGACTGCCGCATGAACGGCTTCAATAAGGAGTACGGCTACGGCGGCCCACCCAAATATCCGGAATACGCCTACGTGCCGCATGAGGAGTCGAAACCGTACTTCGACATGGCCCACGAATGGGTGTTGGCCGACCGGATGTTTCAGTCGCAGCTCGACGAGAGCTTCGTCGCGCATCAATACATCATCGCGGCGCAGGCCGCGTGGGCCGTCAACCTTCCGTTGAGCTGGTGGGGCTGTCGGGGCGGCCCCAGCGATACCGTTCCGACGATCGATCTACACCGCACGGCGGGCAAGTACGAACGGGTGTGCTTCGACTATCAGACGCTGGGCGACGAACTGGACAAGGCCAAGCTCCCGTGGCGCTTCTACGCGAGCGAGTACGGCAGCCGTTCGAGCGGTACCGGCGGGACGTGGTCGAGCTATCAGGCCGTCCGCCACATTTACTACGGACCCGATTGGAAGAAAGACGTCGTCTCGCCGAATTGGAAGTTCATCACGGCGGTGCGCGCGGGCAAACTCGCGGCCTTCACGTGGGTCACCCCGGTCTGCGACGATTCGGATCACGTCAACTGCCCCGGAGGGTACGGGCCGTCGTGGGTGGCCGCGCTCGTCAACACGGTCGGGAAGAGCAAGTTCTGGGACTCGACGGCGATCTTCGTCCAATGGGACGACTGGGGCGGCCTGTACGACCACGTCAAGCCTCCGTACCTGGGCCGTGACAGCCTCGGCTTTCGCGTTCCGCTACTGGTCATCTCTCCCTACGCGAAGAAAAATTTCGTCTCGCACGTGCAATACGAGACGGCCAGCGTGTTACGCTTCGCAGAGGATCTATGGGGCCTCGATAACCTGGCGGAGGCCGACCGCCGGGCGACTTCGCCGGCCGGCGACTGCTTCGACTTCTCCCAGCGGCCGCGGCGCTTCGTCGAGATCAAGGCGCCGCTCCCACCGAAGTTCTTCATGCGACCGCTGCCCGACGACTACTTCGCCCCCGATTACGAATAG
- the fabG gene encoding 3-oxoacyl-[acyl-carrier-protein] reductase: MFQGRVALVTGGTRGIGAAITEMLAASGAAVAAGYNRGKESAEKFAQQMTGKGAQVSIHQGRVDDADDCNRVAKEVLDRFGRIDYLVNNAGITVDKTVRKMTVDDWHQVLNVNLSGAFQMTKAVLEHMIERGSGRIVNISSVIGETGNIGQANYAASKAGLFGFTKSLALEMAQRGITVNCVAPGFIETEMVAAIPEAALSKVVGKIPQRRLGRPEEVARVVRFLLEDESNYITGAVYSINGGLDM, encoded by the coding sequence GTGTTTCAGGGTCGAGTGGCTTTGGTGACTGGCGGTACGCGAGGAATCGGCGCGGCCATCACGGAGATGCTGGCCGCCAGCGGCGCGGCGGTCGCCGCCGGCTACAATCGCGGAAAGGAAAGCGCCGAGAAGTTCGCGCAGCAAATGACCGGCAAAGGCGCGCAGGTGTCGATACATCAGGGGCGGGTCGACGACGCCGACGACTGCAACCGCGTCGCGAAAGAAGTGCTCGATCGCTTCGGGCGCATCGACTACCTCGTGAACAACGCGGGCATCACGGTCGACAAGACGGTGCGGAAGATGACGGTCGACGACTGGCATCAGGTGCTCAACGTCAATCTCTCTGGCGCGTTTCAAATGACTAAGGCGGTGCTGGAACACATGATCGAGCGCGGCTCCGGCCGGATCGTGAACATCAGCTCGGTGATCGGCGAGACGGGCAACATCGGCCAGGCGAACTACGCGGCGTCGAAGGCCGGTCTATTCGGATTCACCAAGAGCTTGGCGCTTGAGATGGCGCAGCGCGGGATCACGGTGAACTGCGTCGCACCGGGATTCATCGAGACCGAGATGGTAGCCGCGATCCCCGAGGCCGCGCTCTCCAAGGTCGTCGGAAAGATTCCGCAGCGCCGTTTGGGGCGCCCGGAAGAAGTGGCCCGCGTCGTCCGGTTCCTGCTCGAAGACGAGTCGAACTACATCACCGGCGCGGTCTACTCGATCAACGGCGGCCTGGACATGTAG
- the pstA gene encoding phosphate ABC transporter permease PstA — translation MVQASSELSLRYQRLGRRRVFASIGTALTLFCAALAAAALLAILVYVMVQGIGAINWAFLTQLPHPIGVSGGGVGNGIAGMVIVIGLATAMAVPLGLLTGIYLALFGRGAIPEALRFLSDVLSGVPSIAIGLFAYAVLVAPLKHFSGFSASFAFMMLMLPLLVRTSEQAIRSVPATVREGALALGMSNFRATVRIVLPTARPAIITALLLAIARVTGETAPLLFTAFGTQFWEMNPSNPMAVLSLQVFTYAISPYPNWQQQAWGGALVLIVAVFVLSLGARFMLRRAMRGLDA, via the coding sequence GTGGTTCAGGCGTCTAGCGAGTTATCGCTGCGGTACCAGCGGCTGGGGCGCCGGCGGGTCTTCGCGTCGATCGGCACCGCCCTGACGCTATTCTGCGCGGCGCTGGCGGCGGCGGCGCTGCTCGCGATTCTCGTCTACGTCATGGTGCAAGGCATCGGGGCGATCAACTGGGCGTTTCTCACGCAGCTGCCGCACCCCATCGGCGTTTCCGGCGGCGGCGTCGGGAACGGAATCGCCGGGATGGTCATCGTCATCGGCCTCGCGACCGCGATGGCCGTGCCGCTCGGACTGTTGACGGGGATCTATCTCGCCCTGTTCGGTCGCGGGGCGATCCCCGAGGCCCTGCGGTTTCTCTCGGACGTGCTCTCGGGCGTGCCCAGCATCGCGATCGGGCTCTTCGCGTATGCGGTCTTGGTCGCGCCGCTCAAACACTTCTCGGGCTTCTCCGCGTCGTTCGCGTTCATGATGTTGATGTTGCCGCTGCTCGTGCGCACGTCGGAACAGGCGATTCGCTCCGTGCCCGCTACCGTGCGCGAGGGAGCGCTGGCGCTCGGCATGTCGAACTTCCGCGCCACGGTGCGCATTGTGCTGCCGACGGCGCGGCCCGCGATCATCACGGCGCTTCTCCTTGCGATCGCGCGCGTGACCGGGGAGACGGCGCCGCTGCTCTTCACCGCCTTCGGCACCCAGTTCTGGGAAATGAATCCAAGCAATCCGATGGCCGTGCTGTCGCTGCAGGTCTTCACGTATGCCATCTCGCCGTACCCGAACTGGCAGCAGCAAGCCTGGGGCGGCGCGTTGGTACTGATCGTCGCGGTCTTCGTGCTCAGCCTGGGCGCGCGCTTCATGCTGCGCCGCGCCATGCGCGGGCTCGACGCATGA
- a CDS encoding alpha/beta fold hydrolase, translated as MNIAPEELRYGIDVTGLDPASLSDALRAVVTDVMMDPLRMGTWLTGLALAEQNVAMNMLRRLGGQPDDASASAPIDKRFAEPEWRDNPLLAGLVEDYQARTKAALQLVDATRLPEATRRKARFAMQLMCDAFAPSNVPWLNPGVVKEATESGGLSLVRGLQNFLDDVANNGGYPRQVDRSGFELGVNIGATPGRVVFRNALIELIAYEPQTPQVHELPLLCSPPWINKFYIMDLAPGRSFVEWAVQHGHQTFMISYRNPDEAMARYTMDDYLREGVLPALDVVQEITGAPRVNVAALCLGGTLALIALAYLAAHGQGDRIASATLTNTLVDFSIPGDLGVFTDEETIARLEQRMRERGYLDPAEMARTFDWMRSSDLIWSYVVNNWFKGKQPPAFDILAWNNDPTRMPVAMHSQYLRACYLHNAIVKPNAFSIDETPIDLGKILTPLYVLGAENDHIAPWRATYLTTQHVGGESKYVLTNSGHIAGIVNPPGGKKTWHYTKPRAPRGESADEWLETADRHNGSWWIDWAEWAEAHGGRLRAPYPLPQGEPAPGRYVRNESGEPFDSACAQGSRSIARS; from the coding sequence GTGAACATCGCACCGGAAGAACTCCGTTACGGCATCGACGTCACCGGCCTGGATCCGGCGTCGCTGAGCGACGCCTTGCGCGCCGTGGTCACCGACGTGATGATGGATCCCTTGCGGATGGGGACGTGGCTCACCGGCCTTGCGCTCGCGGAGCAGAACGTCGCGATGAACATGCTGCGCCGCTTGGGTGGACAGCCCGACGACGCGAGCGCATCCGCTCCGATAGACAAGCGCTTCGCCGAACCCGAATGGCGCGACAACCCACTCTTAGCCGGCCTCGTCGAAGATTATCAGGCGCGCACGAAGGCGGCGCTGCAGCTCGTCGACGCGACACGCCTGCCCGAGGCGACGCGGCGCAAGGCGCGCTTCGCGATGCAGCTCATGTGCGACGCTTTCGCGCCGAGCAACGTGCCGTGGCTCAATCCGGGCGTCGTCAAAGAGGCGACCGAGTCGGGCGGCCTCAGCCTCGTTAGGGGACTGCAAAACTTCCTCGATGACGTCGCCAACAACGGCGGATATCCGCGCCAGGTGGACCGCTCGGGCTTCGAGCTGGGCGTCAACATCGGCGCGACGCCCGGGCGAGTCGTGTTCCGCAACGCGCTCATCGAGCTGATCGCCTACGAGCCGCAGACGCCGCAGGTGCACGAGCTTCCTCTGCTGTGCAGCCCGCCGTGGATCAACAAGTTCTACATCATGGACTTAGCGCCGGGGCGGTCGTTTGTCGAGTGGGCCGTTCAGCACGGCCACCAGACGTTCATGATCTCGTACCGCAATCCGGACGAGGCCATGGCACGGTACACGATGGACGATTACCTGCGCGAGGGTGTGCTCCCCGCGCTCGACGTCGTCCAGGAGATCACGGGTGCCCCGCGCGTGAACGTCGCGGCGCTGTGCCTGGGCGGTACGCTGGCGCTGATCGCGTTAGCGTACCTCGCAGCACACGGGCAGGGCGACCGGATCGCATCTGCGACACTGACCAACACGCTCGTCGACTTCAGCATCCCGGGCGACCTGGGCGTCTTCACCGACGAAGAGACGATCGCGCGGCTCGAGCAGCGCATGCGCGAGCGCGGATATCTCGACCCCGCCGAGATGGCGCGCACGTTCGACTGGATGCGCTCGAGCGATCTGATCTGGAGCTACGTCGTCAACAATTGGTTCAAGGGCAAGCAGCCGCCGGCGTTCGACATCTTGGCATGGAACAACGACCCGACGCGCATGCCGGTCGCCATGCACTCGCAATACCTGCGGGCGTGCTACCTTCATAACGCGATCGTGAAGCCCAACGCGTTCTCGATCGACGAAACGCCGATCGATCTCGGAAAAATTCTGACGCCGCTCTACGTGCTGGGAGCCGAGAACGACCACATCGCGCCGTGGCGCGCGACCTACCTGACGACGCAACACGTCGGCGGCGAGTCGAAGTACGTGCTCACCAACTCCGGGCACATCGCGGGAATCGTCAATCCGCCCGGCGGCAAGAAGACGTGGCACTATACGAAGCCGCGCGCGCCGCGGGGAGAGAGCGCCGACGAGTGGCTGGAGACCGCCGACCGTCACAACGGATCGTGGTGGATCGACTGGGCCGAGTGGGCCGAGGCCCACGGCGGACGGCTGCGGGCGCCGTACCCGCTGCCGCAGGGCGAGCCCGCACCGGGCCGCTACGTGCGCAATGAGTCCGGAGAGCCGTTCGATAGTGCTTGCGCGCAGGGGAGTCGAAGCATAGCTCGGTCATGA
- the pstC gene encoding phosphate ABC transporter permease subunit PstC produces MTAEPRFRRLARFVSPADRGFAAVVYGGSILFALLIVGLFVELVLGSWPSIRAFGPSFIWHSAWDPNTSKFGALPMIYGTVVTSLIAIALAGFVGIMAAVFLADFAPRWLSTPLSFLIELLAAVPSVVYGLWGLFVLAPFVRTTIGPALQHVLGWLPLFQGPIYGVGLLTGGIILALMIVPTVTAISRDVIVAIPGDLREASASLGTTKWETATRVVLPAARVGIFGACVLALGRALGETIAVTMVIGNRPEISASLFAPSYTLASVIANEFTEATTSVYISALIELGLILFLVSIVVNALARLMIWSVRGSGV; encoded by the coding sequence ATGACGGCTGAGCCTCGATTTCGGCGACTCGCGCGCTTCGTAAGTCCGGCCGACCGCGGCTTTGCCGCGGTCGTTTACGGCGGGAGCATTCTCTTTGCCCTCTTGATCGTCGGCCTGTTCGTCGAGCTGGTGCTCGGGTCGTGGCCGTCGATCCGGGCGTTCGGACCGTCGTTCATTTGGCACAGCGCATGGGACCCGAACACGAGCAAGTTCGGCGCGCTGCCGATGATCTACGGGACGGTCGTCACGTCGCTCATCGCGATAGCGCTCGCCGGCTTCGTCGGCATCATGGCCGCCGTCTTCTTGGCCGACTTCGCGCCGCGCTGGCTCTCGACGCCGCTGTCGTTTCTGATCGAGCTGTTGGCCGCGGTACCCAGCGTCGTGTACGGGCTATGGGGCCTGTTCGTCCTCGCTCCGTTCGTGCGCACCACCATCGGACCCGCGCTGCAGCACGTGCTCGGGTGGCTGCCGCTCTTCCAGGGACCGATCTACGGCGTCGGTCTGCTGACGGGCGGAATAATTCTGGCGCTGATGATCGTTCCGACGGTCACGGCGATCTCGCGCGACGTCATCGTGGCGATACCGGGCGATCTGCGCGAGGCGTCGGCCTCGCTCGGCACGACGAAGTGGGAAACGGCGACGCGCGTGGTTTTGCCGGCGGCGCGGGTCGGCATCTTCGGCGCGTGCGTGCTCGCGCTGGGCCGTGCTCTCGGCGAGACGATCGCCGTGACCATGGTGATCGGCAACCGGCCGGAGATTTCCGCGTCGCTGTTTGCGCCTTCGTACACGCTCGCCAGCGTGATCGCTAACGAGTTCACTGAGGCGACGACCAGTGTCTACATCAGCGCGCTGATCGAGCTCGGGCTGATTTTGTTCTTGGTCAGCATCGTCGTCAACGCGCTAGCGCGGCTCATGATCTGGAGCGTTCGTGGTTCAGGCGTCTAG
- a CDS encoding DUF2252 domain-containing protein — translation MPTTRAQRLAAGRAIRTSCPRSRQATWHRADSVDALALIEESNAGRVPGLVPVRYGRMARSPFAFFRGCAIVQARDLLTSPSTGVKVQLCGDCHIMNFGGFATPERNLIFDINDFDETYPGPWEWDVKRLAVSLVLASRDRGFPQDIARDAVRGAVASYREKLFGYTQLSPLDVWYARIGFDDLSAFFRRNADVLGTLESAERYAQSRTSERIFPKLTAIADGHATILDEPPLVYHFHQYVDEWDAMVRAFFERYRRTLIADRQRLFEHYTFQDIAVKVVGVGSVGTRCAVALFLADETDPLFLQIKEARSSVVEPPGGPPLFAHQGERVVTGQRLMQAASDIFLGWAEVSGSQDYYVRQLRDMKVSVDVDAFRPRTLIDYGAVCGWALARAHAKAGDAATIAGYLGRADRFDRAIARYAASYADQVERDFAEFQAAIRSGRFTVETGDFKDVDFLP, via the coding sequence ATGCCGACCACGCGCGCGCAGCGCCTCGCGGCGGGCCGGGCGATCCGGACCTCGTGTCCACGCTCTCGCCAGGCCACGTGGCATCGAGCCGATTCGGTCGACGCACTCGCGCTGATCGAAGAGTCGAACGCGGGCCGTGTCCCAGGGCTCGTGCCCGTACGCTATGGCCGGATGGCGCGTTCGCCGTTCGCGTTCTTCCGCGGTTGCGCTATCGTTCAGGCGCGTGACCTCCTCACCTCGCCGTCGACCGGCGTAAAGGTTCAGCTGTGCGGCGACTGTCACATCATGAATTTCGGCGGCTTCGCCACGCCCGAGCGGAACCTGATCTTCGACATCAACGACTTCGACGAAACGTATCCCGGCCCGTGGGAATGGGACGTCAAGCGCCTCGCGGTCAGCCTCGTTCTGGCCAGCCGAGACCGCGGCTTCCCGCAGGACATCGCCCGCGATGCGGTCCGCGGCGCGGTTGCCTCGTACCGCGAGAAGCTTTTTGGATATACGCAGCTCTCCCCGCTCGACGTCTGGTACGCGCGGATCGGATTCGACGACCTGAGCGCCTTCTTTCGAAGGAACGCCGACGTGCTCGGCACCCTCGAGAGTGCCGAACGCTACGCCCAGAGCCGCACGTCCGAACGCATCTTTCCGAAGCTCACGGCGATCGCCGACGGTCACGCGACAATCCTGGACGAGCCGCCGCTGGTGTATCACTTTCATCAGTACGTCGACGAGTGGGACGCGATGGTCCGCGCGTTCTTCGAGCGCTATCGCCGGACGCTCATCGCCGACCGGCAGCGCCTGTTCGAGCACTACACCTTCCAAGACATCGCCGTGAAGGTGGTCGGCGTCGGAAGTGTGGGCACGCGCTGCGCGGTGGCGCTGTTCCTCGCCGACGAGACCGACCCGCTCTTCCTCCAGATCAAAGAAGCGCGCTCTTCGGTGGTCGAGCCGCCCGGCGGCCCGCCTCTCTTCGCACACCAGGGCGAGCGCGTCGTGACCGGGCAGCGCCTCATGCAGGCCGCCAGCGACATCTTTTTGGGCTGGGCCGAGGTTTCGGGATCGCAAGACTACTACGTCCGTCAGCTGCGCGACATGAAGGTATCCGTCGACGTCGACGCGTTTCGGCCGCGCACACTGATCGACTACGGCGCCGTCTGCGGCTGGGCTTTAGCCCGAGCGCACGCCAAGGCGGGCGACGCCGCGACGATCGCCGGCTACTTAGGCCGCGCGGATCGCTTCGATCGCGCCATCGCGCGATACGCGGCCTCCTATGCCGATCAGGTCGAACGAGACTTCGCCGAGTTCCAGGCCGCGATTCGATCCGGACGCTTCACGGTCGAAACAGGCGATTTCAAGGACGTCGACTTTCTCCCGTAA
- a CDS encoding phosphate ABC transporter ATP-binding protein, with translation MADELLAADDLSAYYGERKAVGNVSIAFRRKAVTALIGPSGCGKTTLLRCFNRIHELTFDAAVEGRVLLGRQDIYASDVDPMAIRRRIGMVFQRPNPFPTLSILDNTVCGLRGLSARQRFDTAERALRSAALWDEVKDKLKSSPLRLSGGQQQRLCIARAVAAEPEVLLMDEPTASLDPIASAVIEELMASLAEHFTIVAVTHNMQQAARVSDVTAFMLADETGVGRLIEFDDTAKLFTTPSDRRTEDYITGRFG, from the coding sequence ATGGCCGACGAGCTGCTCGCGGCCGACGACCTGAGCGCCTATTACGGCGAACGCAAGGCCGTCGGCAACGTCTCGATCGCATTCCGGCGAAAGGCCGTCACGGCGTTGATCGGGCCATCGGGCTGCGGCAAGACGACGCTGCTGCGCTGTTTCAATCGCATTCACGAGCTGACTTTCGACGCAGCCGTGGAGGGGCGCGTATTGCTCGGCCGCCAGGACATCTACGCGAGCGACGTCGACCCGATGGCGATCCGCCGCCGTATCGGGATGGTGTTTCAGCGTCCGAATCCGTTCCCGACGCTCTCGATCTTGGACAATACCGTGTGCGGGCTCCGCGGGCTGTCTGCCCGCCAGCGCTTCGATACGGCGGAACGAGCGCTGCGCTCGGCGGCGCTGTGGGACGAGGTCAAGGACAAGCTGAAGAGCAGCCCCTTGCGGCTCTCCGGCGGCCAGCAGCAGCGGCTCTGCATCGCGCGCGCCGTGGCAGCCGAGCCCGAGGTGTTGCTGATGGACGAGCCGACCGCGTCGCTCGATCCGATCGCGAGCGCCGTGATCGAGGAGCTGATGGCGTCGCTCGCCGAGCACTTCACCATCGTCGCCGTGACGCACAATATGCAGCAGGCGGCGCGCGTGTCGGATGTGACCGCGTTCATGCTCGCCGACGAAACCGGCGTCGGCCGGCTCATCGAGTTCGACGACACGGCCAAGCTCTTTACGACGCCGAGCGATCGCCGAACCGAGGACTACATCACGGGCCGCTTCGGCTAG